From Mustela erminea isolate mMusErm1 chromosome 1, mMusErm1.Pri, whole genome shotgun sequence, a single genomic window includes:
- the LRRN1 gene encoding leucine-rich repeat neuronal protein 1 codes for MARMSFVLAACQLVLGLLMTSLTGSSLQNNECPQLCVCEIRPWFTPQSTYREATTVDCNDLRLTRIPSNLSSDTQVLLLQSNNIAKTVDELQQLFNLTELDFSQNNFTNIKEVGLTNLTQLTTLHLEENQITEMTDYCLQDLSNLQELYINHNQISTISANAFSGLKNLLRLHLNSNKLKVIDSRWFDSTPNLEILMIGENPVIGILDMNFKPLSNLRSLVLAGMYLTDIPGNALVGLDSLESLSFYDNKLVKVPQLALQKVPNLKFLDLNKNPIHKIQEGDFKNMLRLKELGINNMGELVSVDRYALDNLPELTKLEATNNPKLSYIHRLAFRSVPALESLMLNNNALNAVYQKTVESLPNLREISIHSNPLRCDCVIHWINSNKTNIRFMEPLSMFCAMPPEYRGQQVKEVLIQDSSEQCLPMISHDTFPNHLNMDIGTTVFLDCRAMAEPEPEIYWVTPLGNKITADTLSDKYKLSSEGTLEISNIQIEDSGRYTCVAQNVEGADTRVVTIKVNGTLLDGTQVLKIYVKQTESHSILVSWKVNSNVMTSNLKWSSATMKIDNPHITYTARVPVDVHEYNLTHLQPSTDYEVCLTVSNIHQQTQKSCVNVTTKNAAFALDISDQETSTALAAVMGSMFAVISLASIAVYIAKRFKRKNYHHSLKKYMQKTSSIPLNELYPPLINLWEGDSEKDKDGSADTKPTQVDTSRSYYMW; via the coding sequence ATGGCTAGGATGAGCTTTGTTTTAGCAGCTTGCCAGTTGGTGCTGGGCTTGCTAATGACTTCATTAACTGGGTCTTCCCTACAAAATAATGAGTGTCCACAACTTTGTGTTTGTGAAATTAGGCCCTGGTTCACCCCGCAGTCAACATATAGAGAAGCTACTACTGTTGATTGCAATGATCTCCGCTTAACAAGGATTCCCAGCAACCTTTCTAGTGATACCCAAGTGCTTCTCTTACAGAGCAATAACATCGCAAAGACCGTGGATGAGCTCCAGCAGCTTTTCAACTTGACTGAGCTAGATTTCTCCCAAAacaactttacaaatattaaggAGGTAGGGCTGACAAACCTAACCCAGCTCACTACTCTACATCTGGAGGAAAATCAGATTACAGAAATGACTGATTACTGTCTGCAAGACCTCAGCAACCTTCAAGAACTCTATATCAACCATAACCAGATTAGCACTATTTCTGCTAATGCTTTTTCAggcttaaaaaatcttttaaggctTCACTTGAACTCTAATAAATTGAAAGTTATCGATAGCCGCTGGTTTGATTCAACACCCAACCTGGAAATACTCATGATTGGGGAAAACCCCGTGATTGGAATTCTAGATATGAACTTTAAACCCCTCTCAAATTTGAGAAGCTTGGTTTTGGCAGGAATGTATCTCACTGATATTCCTGGAAATGCCTTGGTGGGCTTGGATAGCCTTGAAAGCCTGTCTTTTTATGATAACAAACTGGTCAAGGTTCCTCAGCTTGCTCTGCAAAAAGttccaaatttaaaattcttagaccTCAACAAAAACCCCATTCACAAAATCCAAGAAGGGGATTTCAAAAATATGCTTCGACTGAAAGAACTGGGAATCAACAACATGGGGGAACTTGTTTCTGTGGATCGCTATGCCCTCGATAACTTGCCTGAACTCACAAAGTTAGAAGCTACCAATAACCCCAAATTATCTTATATCCACCGCTTGGCTTTTCGAAGTGTTCCTGCTCTAGAAAGCTTGATGTTGAACAACAATGCCTTGAATGCTGTTTACCAAAAGACAGTAGAATCCCTTCCCAATCTTCGTGAGATTAGTATCCACAGCAATCCTCTGAGGTGTGATTGTGTCATCCACTGGATTAATTCCAACAAGACCAACATCCGATTCATGGAGCCGTTGTCCATGTTCTGTGCCATGCCACCTGAATACAGAGGGCAGCAGGTAAAGGAAGTTTTAATCCAGGATTCAAGTGAACAGTGCCTCCCAATGATATCTCACGACACATTCCCAAATCATTTAAACATGGATATTGGCACAACAGTTTTCCTAGACTGTCGGGCCATGGCTGAGCCAGAACCTGAAATTTACTGGGTCACTCCTCTTGGAAATAAGATAACTGCGGACACACTTTCAGATAAATACAAGCTAAGTAGTGAAGGTACTTTAGAAATATCTAACATACAAATTGAAGACTCAGGAAGATACACTTGTGTTGCCCAGAATGTGGAAGGGGCCGACACACGTGTGGTAACAATTAAGGTTAATGGAACCCTTCTGGATGGTACCCAGGTGCTGAAAATATATGTCAAGCAGACAGAATCTCATTCCATTTTAGTGTCCTGGAAAGTTAATTCCAATGTCATGACATCAAACTTAAAATGGTCTTCTGCCACCATGAAGATTGACAATCCTCACATAACATACACCGCCAGGGTCCCAGTAGATGTTCATGAGTACAACCTAACACATCTGCAGCCTTCCACAGATTATGAAGTATGTCTCACAGTGTCCAATATTCATCAGCAGACTCAAAAGTCGTGTGTCAATGTCACAACTAAAAATGCCGCTTTTGCACTGGACATTTCTGACCAAGAAACCAGTACGGCCCTTGCTGCAGTAATGGGGTCCATGTTTGCCGTCATTAGCCTTGCATCCATTGCTGTGTACATTGCCAAAAGGTTTAAGAGGAAAAACTACCACCATTCATTAAAAAAGTATATGCAAAAAACTTCTTCAATCCCACTAAATGAGCTGTACCCACCACTCATTAACCTCTGGGAAGGTGACagtgagaaagacaaagatgGTTCTGCAGACACCAAGCCAACCCAGGTTGACACATCCAGAAGCTATTACATGTGGTAA